A genomic region of Catalinimonas niigatensis contains the following coding sequences:
- a CDS encoding TIGR03364 family FAD-dependent oxidoreductase — translation MAQKHFDLIVVGAGVVGTFHAYHALKKGLSVLLLEKNAGPQSATVRNFGQVVPSGMAGRWFDYGVRGLEIYQDIQKQFDISVRKNGSVYLASDPEEQQLLHESKQIFDTKGYACELLTRQQCLQQWPSLNAAYVLEGLYFPQEISVEPELMIHRLIAFMQQRYTHFVYRNYSAATAIESTVHGVRVNTAQEENFTAEKSIICSGAEFRLLFPKLYNESGMMVSKLQMMRSFPLPDVSLSGNILTGLSIRRYESFTECPSYSTLKTPKHYEELKKWGVHILFKQTPDGSIVIGDSHEYAEAAQSEQLGFHINQDINDLILQEAQKIVTFDVRQIASSWAGYYSQHADEIFSHTSSDNIHIFTGIGGKGMTSSAGFAEENIASLF, via the coding sequence ATGGCACAAAAACATTTTGATCTGATCGTAGTAGGAGCCGGAGTAGTGGGCACTTTTCATGCCTATCATGCCCTTAAAAAAGGATTAAGCGTACTTTTACTGGAGAAAAATGCTGGTCCGCAGTCAGCTACCGTCAGGAATTTCGGACAGGTTGTGCCCTCCGGCATGGCAGGCAGGTGGTTTGACTATGGTGTCAGAGGGCTGGAAATTTATCAGGACATTCAAAAGCAATTTGACATTTCGGTGAGAAAAAACGGAAGTGTGTACCTGGCATCAGATCCGGAAGAGCAGCAGCTACTGCATGAATCCAAACAAATATTTGACACCAAAGGATATGCCTGCGAGTTGTTGACCCGGCAACAATGCCTGCAGCAATGGCCTTCCCTGAATGCTGCTTATGTGCTGGAAGGTTTGTACTTTCCCCAGGAAATCAGCGTGGAACCGGAACTGATGATCCACCGCCTGATCGCTTTTATGCAGCAGCGATACACACATTTTGTCTACCGGAATTATAGCGCTGCTACTGCGATAGAATCCACCGTACATGGAGTCAGGGTCAACACTGCGCAGGAAGAAAACTTTACGGCAGAAAAGAGTATCATTTGCAGCGGAGCCGAATTCAGACTCTTGTTTCCTAAATTATATAATGAGAGCGGCATGATGGTGAGTAAATTGCAGATGATGCGCAGCTTTCCTCTGCCTGACGTTTCCCTCTCCGGAAATATACTCACTGGCTTATCTATCCGTCGTTATGAGTCATTTACCGAATGTCCTTCCTACTCTACTTTAAAGACACCCAAACATTATGAGGAACTCAAAAAGTGGGGCGTGCATATCCTGTTTAAACAGACTCCTGATGGAAGTATCGTCATCGGTGATTCTCATGAATATGCCGAAGCTGCCCAAAGTGAACAATTAGGTTTTCACATCAACCAAGATATTAATGATTTAATTTTACAGGAAGCTCAGAAGATAGTCACTTTTGATGTACGTCAAATTGCTAGCAGCTGGGCAGGCTACTACAGCCAGCATGCCGATGAAATTTTCAGCCATACCTCCTCTGACAATATCCATATTTTTACGGGTATCGGTGGCAAAGGCATGACTTCCAGTGCAGGATTCGCTGAAGAGAACATCGCTTCTCTTTTTTAA
- the phnY gene encoding phosphonoacetaldehyde dehydrogenase, which translates to MLELHSYIAGEKLPGNSMLEVYNPYNGSLVGTVSQATLKDTQSAIAAGLKGGQPLTRYERYEILDKTKQLLLERKEMFAQLICAESGLSINETLYEVGRATDVLSFAAMEALQDDGDIYSCDISPQGKARKIYTCREPIDLAVAITPFNHPLNQVVHKVAPAIAAGAPLILKPSEKTPLTAIRFTELLYEAGLPPYMLSVLVGPTKEVAQVLVQDKRVQLVSFTGSVAVGKSIASSVGYKKLVLELGGNAALIVLDDADMDLAIKLAAEGSFRNSGQRCTAVKRILVHKKIADTFTERFVEEAKQYTFGDPSDPATRVGTVIDEPAAKYLEEVVQKAVAQGARVLLGGQRHGALMEPTVIANVPRNAQMVTCESFGPLAPIMKVKDLDDAIALTNSTVYGLASGVVTQNLEHAIKAIKSLKVGTVNINEVPGYRLEKSPFGGIKDSGLGIKEGVIEAMKCFSYVKTYSLPW; encoded by the coding sequence ATGCTTGAACTTCATAGTTATATCGCCGGGGAAAAGCTGCCGGGCAATTCTATGCTGGAAGTATACAATCCTTACAACGGCAGCCTGGTGGGTACGGTAAGCCAGGCCACGCTGAAAGATACACAAAGCGCCATTGCTGCCGGTCTTAAAGGAGGCCAGCCATTGACCCGCTACGAAAGATACGAGATCCTTGATAAGACCAAACAACTGTTGCTGGAACGTAAGGAAATGTTTGCTCAACTGATTTGTGCCGAGTCAGGACTAAGCATCAATGAAACTCTCTATGAAGTAGGGCGCGCTACTGATGTGCTTAGCTTCGCTGCCATGGAAGCCCTACAGGATGATGGGGACATTTATTCCTGTGATATCTCACCCCAGGGTAAAGCCAGAAAAATCTATACCTGTCGGGAGCCTATTGACTTGGCCGTGGCCATCACACCCTTCAACCATCCACTCAACCAGGTGGTACACAAAGTAGCTCCGGCGATTGCAGCAGGCGCACCACTGATCCTGAAACCCTCGGAAAAAACTCCTCTAACTGCCATACGCTTTACAGAATTATTGTACGAAGCAGGTCTGCCTCCTTATATGTTGAGTGTACTTGTCGGTCCAACGAAAGAAGTAGCGCAAGTGCTGGTGCAGGACAAACGTGTGCAGCTCGTTTCTTTTACAGGTAGTGTAGCGGTAGGAAAGTCCATTGCCAGTTCAGTTGGCTATAAAAAACTGGTACTGGAACTGGGCGGCAATGCGGCACTGATCGTCCTGGATGATGCGGATATGGATTTGGCCATCAAGCTGGCAGCAGAGGGCTCATTTCGTAATTCCGGCCAGCGTTGCACTGCTGTCAAAAGAATTCTGGTGCATAAAAAAATAGCAGACACTTTCACAGAACGCTTTGTGGAAGAAGCTAAGCAATATACTTTTGGCGATCCATCTGACCCTGCCACCCGGGTAGGGACAGTGATTGATGAACCAGCGGCTAAGTACCTGGAGGAAGTAGTACAAAAAGCAGTAGCGCAAGGTGCCCGGGTTTTGCTAGGTGGCCAGAGACATGGTGCGCTGATGGAACCAACGGTGATTGCCAACGTGCCCCGTAATGCCCAGATGGTGACTTGTGAGTCTTTTGGTCCCTTGGCTCCTATTATGAAAGTCAAAGACCTGGATGATGCCATTGCACTTACGAATTCTACCGTTTACGGACTAGCCTCAGGAGTAGTTACCCAGAACCTGGAACATGCCATTAAAGCCATAAAATCCCTAAAGGTAGGTACAGTCAATATCAATGAGGTGCCTGGTTATCGTCTTGAAAAGTCTCCTTTTGGTGGAATCAAAGATTCTGGATTGGGTATCAAAGAGGGAGTCATTGAGGCGATGAAATGTTTTAGTTATGTCAAAACCTACTCTCTTCCCTGGTAA
- the phnA gene encoding phosphonoacetate hydrolase has product MELTKSMNAFSVNGKTYHLPDKAVVVICFDGCGDEYLDVALARDKMPNLKKMALRGYRGMVRGALPSFTNVNNTSIVTGVSPALHGICGNFFYDRERDQEIMMNSAEYLRTPTILAAAAKTGRKVAVITAKDKLRDILSHELEGIAFSAEKATEAREDTHGIAQVNKFIGLDTPPVYSAEASLFVLKAGVALLQQKKADFLYLSLTDYMQHKYAPEAAESLAFYQAIDTEFGRLLDLGAIVGITADHGMNAKQNPDGSPKVIYLGSLLEEKFGQGFRIICPITDPYVKHHGALGSYVVVYLPEGMAEAEVKTWLLQQPGITEVHGRDTSLHLLEQPGDRIGDLIVLSGRDTVLGKTPADHDLSALDSGLRSHGGRYEEMVPMAISHPLNTEYQAKAAGDPRNFDIFEFCLNGIAD; this is encoded by the coding sequence ATGGAATTGACTAAAAGTATGAATGCATTTTCGGTTAATGGAAAAACCTATCATTTACCTGACAAAGCAGTAGTCGTCATTTGCTTTGACGGTTGTGGAGACGAATATCTGGATGTAGCCCTTGCCCGGGATAAAATGCCTAACCTTAAGAAAATGGCCCTCCGTGGGTACAGGGGCATGGTTCGGGGCGCTTTACCTTCTTTTACCAATGTAAATAATACTTCTATCGTAACGGGAGTCTCCCCAGCCCTACATGGCATCTGTGGTAATTTCTTTTATGACCGTGAACGTGATCAGGAAATTATGATGAATTCCGCTGAATACTTACGTACCCCCACCATACTGGCTGCTGCTGCTAAGACAGGACGTAAAGTAGCCGTGATCACTGCCAAAGACAAACTCAGGGATATTTTATCTCACGAGTTAGAAGGCATCGCTTTCTCTGCTGAAAAAGCTACGGAAGCCCGGGAAGACACACATGGAATTGCTCAGGTGAATAAATTCATCGGTCTGGATACGCCTCCAGTATACAGTGCCGAGGCCAGCTTATTTGTTCTTAAAGCAGGCGTAGCTTTACTACAACAGAAGAAAGCTGATTTCCTCTACCTATCCCTTACCGATTATATGCAGCATAAGTATGCGCCGGAGGCAGCTGAATCACTGGCGTTCTACCAGGCCATTGACACTGAATTTGGCCGACTGCTTGATTTAGGTGCCATAGTAGGCATTACCGCTGACCATGGCATGAACGCCAAACAAAATCCTGATGGCAGTCCTAAAGTCATTTACCTTGGAAGTTTACTTGAGGAGAAATTTGGCCAGGGCTTCAGGATCATTTGCCCAATCACTGATCCTTATGTCAAACATCACGGAGCGCTGGGCTCTTATGTCGTGGTTTATTTACCGGAAGGCATGGCTGAGGCAGAAGTAAAGACATGGCTATTACAACAGCCGGGAATCACGGAAGTACATGGGCGCGATACCTCTTTACACTTGCTGGAGCAACCCGGAGATCGAATTGGTGACCTAATAGTTCTTTCCGGAAGAGATACAGTACTGGGCAAGACCCCGGCAGATCACGACCTTTCCGCCCTGGATTCAGGCTTACGCTCTCATGGAGGCCGTTACGAAGAGATGGTACCTATGGCCATTTCTCATCCCTTGAATACTGAATACCAGGCCAAAGCTGCCGGTGATCCCAGAAACTTTGATATTTTTGAGTTTTGCCTCAATGGCATTGCTGACTGA
- a CDS encoding helix-turn-helix domain-containing protein, with the protein MEDHILLQVSQKIREERKRIGVTVQELADAAGVSKGLISQIENNRTIPSLPVLFKIIKALKLDLNDFFNGIDQMNIEPKVIVKRESQYKSFEKEPEEGFTYRRVLTTNIKDQAVDIVLLEVKAGAGRTQTVKTDAHEYKYFLKGSIEYTIGKKKYTLYAGDSLFFDGRIGHKLSNHGQEDALMLVYYFFS; encoded by the coding sequence ATGGAAGATCATATCCTCTTACAAGTCAGTCAGAAAATAAGAGAAGAACGCAAACGCATCGGAGTGACTGTGCAAGAACTTGCGGATGCTGCGGGAGTAAGCAAAGGATTAATTTCTCAGATAGAAAACAACCGTACCATACCCTCTTTGCCGGTACTTTTTAAAATTATTAAAGCGCTGAAGCTTGATCTGAATGATTTCTTTAATGGCATAGATCAGATGAATATAGAACCTAAGGTCATTGTGAAAAGAGAAAGCCAGTACAAATCTTTTGAAAAAGAGCCCGAGGAAGGTTTCACTTACCGGCGTGTACTCACAACCAATATTAAGGATCAAGCTGTTGACATTGTTTTGCTGGAAGTGAAGGCAGGGGCTGGAAGAACACAAACGGTAAAAACAGATGCCCATGAGTACAAGTACTTTCTTAAAGGAAGTATTGAATATACAATCGGTAAAAAAAAATATACCCTTTATGCCGGAGATTCTCTCTTTTTTGATGGCCGTATCGGACATAAGCTTTCCAATCATGGACAGGAAGATGCTCTTATGCTGGTTTATTATTTCTTTTCCTGA
- a CDS encoding efflux transporter outer membrane subunit — protein MKRFKVNMNYQKNFFSCFVENMGITRKHSVTISVFFLAYAAISMTACSPKTMTATLPMDSPEAFSYSGDQTPPQEWWTTFEDQELNVMVDQALDSNFNLLTVWFRFREAQAVVDRQSSFLLPDIEASVRSSLNRPQPDFVGGENVQLGLSAFYEVDLWGRIHALVDAENYRAEATFSDYQAAAISLSGEITSTWYQLQAAWQQLALVEEQIETNEKILSFIKAQFGSGQIRSVDILRQQQLVEATREQKILTESRIEVLEHQLAVLQGLPPQNEIVYSPDSLPALPPLPETGIPMELVRRRPDVQSAFQLLQASDREMAAAISNKYPRLSVSTSIQLRANNFDNLFEDWAYSLAGNLVAPLFYGGRLNAEVDRTEAVKNQRLYEYGQTVLVAFQEVEDALIQERKQLESIEVLEEQLLLAEQAYGQLRIEYFNGMSDYLAVLTALNQEQQLRRDLISSNLMLLQYRIALYRALAGGFEMARETENRL, from the coding sequence ATGAAACGCTTTAAAGTGAATATGAATTACCAGAAGAATTTTTTTAGCTGTTTTGTTGAAAACATGGGCATCACACGAAAGCATTCAGTGACCATTTCTGTGTTTTTTCTAGCTTATGCTGCAATTTCCATGACAGCTTGTTCTCCTAAAACCATGACAGCTACCCTGCCTATGGACTCACCGGAGGCATTCTCCTACTCAGGAGATCAGACTCCTCCTCAAGAGTGGTGGACTACCTTTGAGGATCAGGAATTGAATGTAATGGTGGACCAGGCACTTGATTCAAACTTCAATTTGTTGACAGTCTGGTTCCGCTTCAGGGAAGCTCAGGCAGTGGTTGACCGGCAATCCTCTTTTTTGTTACCGGATATTGAAGCTTCTGTTAGAAGTAGCTTGAACCGTCCTCAGCCTGATTTTGTAGGAGGTGAAAATGTACAGCTTGGGCTTTCAGCTTTTTACGAAGTAGACCTCTGGGGCCGGATACACGCCTTGGTAGATGCTGAAAATTACCGTGCAGAGGCAACTTTTTCCGATTATCAGGCTGCCGCGATCTCATTATCGGGAGAAATTACCAGCACTTGGTATCAGTTACAGGCAGCATGGCAACAGCTGGCACTGGTAGAGGAGCAGATTGAAACTAATGAAAAAATATTAAGCTTCATTAAGGCTCAGTTTGGAAGTGGGCAGATCAGAAGTGTGGATATCCTCCGGCAACAACAGTTAGTAGAAGCGACCCGTGAACAAAAGATTTTAACCGAATCCAGGATCGAAGTACTTGAACACCAACTAGCCGTTTTACAGGGGCTACCTCCTCAAAATGAAATTGTGTATAGTCCCGATAGCTTACCAGCACTACCTCCATTACCCGAAACCGGAATTCCCATGGAGCTTGTTCGGAGGCGACCTGATGTGCAAAGTGCCTTTCAACTCTTACAAGCTTCTGATAGGGAGATGGCAGCAGCAATTAGTAATAAATATCCCAGGTTGAGTGTTTCAACCTCAATCCAGTTAAGAGCAAATAATTTTGATAATCTGTTTGAAGACTGGGCATATTCTCTTGCCGGCAATCTGGTTGCTCCTTTATTTTATGGCGGAAGATTAAATGCTGAAGTTGACCGGACAGAGGCTGTAAAAAATCAACGCCTGTATGAATATGGACAGACTGTTTTGGTGGCATTTCAGGAAGTTGAAGACGCACTGATACAGGAAAGGAAACAACTTGAGAGTATTGAGGTTTTAGAAGAACAGCTACTACTTGCCGAACAAGCCTATGGACAGCTTCGCATTGAATATTTTAATGGGATGAGTGATTATCTCGCTGTGCTTACTGCGCTTAATCAGGAGCAGCAACTCCGCAGAGATCTTATTTCGTCAAATTTAATGCTGTTACAGTACAGAATAGCACTGTACAGGGCTTTGGCTGGTGGATTTGAAATGGCAAGAGAGACTGAAAATAGATTATAA
- a CDS encoding efflux RND transporter periplasmic adaptor subunit — protein MNNKKKKLLICLVILVVGGAITSLIFLTEPTASRTGATKETAMLVEVTEVERGTFQPTIVATGTVQPSKEIILSARVSGEVNDRYPEFTPGGFVRKGEPLLQIDPADYRNTLELRKSDLQQAVSALNIEMGRQDVAQKGYQLVDESLPGMNTDLVLREPQLNAVKASVQAARAAVNQAELNLQRTRIKAPFDAHILSRNVNEGSQVAVGDNLGRLVGMDEYWVVVNVPLSSLRWLSFSDSDEQKGSMVRVRDRKAWGEGEYRTGYLYKMIGALENQTRLARVLVSVPDPLSYRNDSLPVLMINGFVEAHIQAEEIEDVIRLSRDYVRDDETVWVMEDEKLQIREVDIVFSDAKYAYLRSGLHDGDQIVMTNLATVSEGASLRLEGDDSETEQDSLSSMATKTQAQTQSSQE, from the coding sequence ATGAACAACAAAAAAAAGAAGCTGCTCATCTGTTTGGTTATTCTGGTAGTAGGAGGAGCAATTACATCTCTTATTTTCCTCACAGAACCCACTGCCAGCCGTACTGGTGCAACCAAAGAAACTGCTATGCTGGTGGAAGTTACCGAAGTGGAAAGGGGGACATTTCAACCTACCATTGTGGCAACGGGTACAGTACAACCTTCCAAGGAAATTATATTAAGTGCTCGGGTGAGCGGAGAGGTTAATGATCGTTATCCGGAATTTACGCCCGGTGGCTTCGTCAGAAAAGGAGAACCCTTGCTCCAAATTGATCCTGCTGATTACAGGAATACCCTGGAGTTGCGAAAAAGTGATTTGCAGCAGGCTGTTTCGGCTCTTAATATTGAGATGGGGCGTCAGGATGTAGCCCAAAAAGGATACCAGCTTGTTGATGAAAGTCTGCCCGGAATGAATACAGATCTCGTGCTGCGCGAACCGCAGCTCAATGCCGTAAAAGCCAGTGTGCAGGCTGCTAGGGCAGCTGTAAATCAGGCAGAGCTCAATCTGCAAAGAACAAGAATAAAAGCTCCATTTGACGCGCATATTCTTAGCCGTAATGTTAATGAAGGCTCTCAGGTGGCAGTGGGCGATAATTTGGGCCGTCTGGTGGGTATGGATGAATACTGGGTAGTAGTCAATGTTCCACTCTCCAGCTTGCGGTGGCTTTCTTTTTCCGATTCGGATGAACAGAAAGGTTCAATGGTCAGGGTTAGAGATCGTAAAGCATGGGGAGAAGGAGAGTATCGCACGGGTTATCTCTATAAAATGATTGGTGCGCTTGAAAATCAAACCCGTCTGGCAAGGGTGTTGGTATCGGTTCCTGACCCACTATCATACCGGAACGACTCCTTACCTGTATTGATGATCAATGGTTTTGTAGAGGCTCATATTCAGGCAGAGGAGATAGAAGATGTGATCCGGCTAAGCCGGGATTATGTGCGGGATGATGAGACTGTGTGGGTCATGGAAGATGAGAAACTACAAATCAGGGAGGTTGACATCGTTTTCAGCGATGCTAAATACGCTTATCTCCGTAGTGGCTTGCATGATGGTGATCAGATAGTGATGACTAATCTGGCTACTGTAAGTGAGGGCGCCAGCCTCCGTTTGGAAGGGGATGATAGCGAAACTGAACAGGACTCTCTCTCAAGCATGGCCACCAAAACTCAGGCTCAAACACAATCCTCACAAGAGTAG
- a CDS encoding efflux RND transporter permease subunit produces the protein MSNLLMIILIGGGIWTMYNVQKEVFPQFQLDMVEISVVYPGAAPAEVEQGILMPVEEAVRGIQGIKEIVSTANEGSGEVLIELVAGSDRMKIFQDIDQAIARITTFPDEIEEPEVRLQANQRDVMEIGLYGDVDIWTLRKLGERLRDRLLNDENITQVELGNVPDYMTHIEIPRHRLREYNITLGQVADIVRQSSEDVPAGDVSTNTGEILLRMKERKQWAEEFGNIEIITSESGATVTLADIAEITDGFEETGFHSQFNRQPSVELSIYRIGDQSPLEIESTVKQILTEFEASLPPGVQYRIEGNRAEDYRERLSLLTENGLLAIVIVLFILTLFLEYKLAFWVMMGMAISFVGAMVFLPVIGVSINMISMFGFLVVLGIVVDDAIVVGENIYEYRQQGMGMMESAIKGAQNISRPVVFSILTTIIAFVPLLFLPGTTGKFWWPLPAVVIVVLIVSLFEALFILPAHLGHSSKKDSLKIGRYLERWQRYFSNLFQIFIDRYYRPFLKLCLQNRYITLSAAVALLVVVGGYGYSDHMGMIMMPEVAADEIEGAVRLPVSTTPEQAETIANQITQSTLQMFDEHQLYQVAEGVKTNVRGQNFIDIEIVMKPPDQRDMTAQEVIELWRDEIGEIAGVDQITFEAERGPGGAAQDISVDLSHNDIDVLEKASQAFVERVESFENTRDVNDNYNKGKLQLDFNLLPEGRNLGLTSSAVGQQIRDAFYGALAMRQLRGNNEVEVRVKLPLEERRDIYNLEDFLIRTPDSTEVPLLDIVTVEQREAFTSINRRNGRRVVTVGMDTEPANAVTQVLESLNQEVLPQLRSDFPGITWSFEGSQADMRESTQTLWGGFSLAMMIIYALLAVAFNSYIQPLIVMTAIPFGIVGAVIGHILLGYDLSLVSLMGVIALSGVVVNDSLIMVDYANKKRKELSVFDAIHEAGTRRFRPIILTTLTTFGGLTPIILETSQQANNLIPMAISLGFGIVFATSIILLIVPCLYMILEDAVTVTKKTKEAVTAS, from the coding sequence GTGAGTAATTTACTCATGATCATTCTAATCGGCGGAGGGATCTGGACCATGTACAATGTCCAAAAGGAGGTTTTTCCTCAATTCCAACTGGATATGGTGGAGATTAGTGTAGTCTATCCGGGGGCTGCGCCTGCAGAAGTAGAGCAAGGAATTCTGATGCCGGTGGAGGAAGCTGTAAGAGGAATACAGGGGATCAAAGAAATAGTATCTACTGCCAATGAAGGGTCAGGTGAGGTACTGATTGAACTGGTGGCTGGCTCAGACCGCATGAAAATTTTTCAGGACATTGATCAGGCTATTGCCCGGATTACCACTTTTCCTGACGAAATAGAAGAGCCGGAGGTCCGCCTTCAGGCCAATCAGCGTGATGTAATGGAAATTGGCTTGTATGGAGATGTGGATATCTGGACCCTTAGGAAATTAGGAGAACGCCTGCGTGACCGCCTGCTGAATGATGAAAATATCACCCAGGTAGAACTCGGAAATGTGCCTGATTATATGACGCATATTGAAATTCCTCGGCATCGCTTACGGGAGTATAATATCACTCTGGGACAAGTGGCCGACATTGTCCGGCAGTCTAGCGAGGATGTTCCTGCAGGTGATGTGTCTACCAACACAGGAGAAATTCTACTGCGCATGAAAGAGCGTAAACAGTGGGCTGAAGAGTTTGGAAATATTGAAATAATCACTTCAGAATCAGGTGCCACCGTAACGCTGGCGGATATTGCTGAAATTACTGATGGTTTTGAGGAAACCGGCTTCCATTCACAATTCAATCGACAGCCTTCAGTAGAACTTTCAATTTACAGGATTGGAGATCAGTCACCCCTGGAGATAGAGTCAACGGTTAAGCAGATTCTTACCGAATTTGAAGCTTCACTGCCTCCGGGCGTACAATATAGAATTGAAGGTAATCGTGCAGAAGATTATCGGGAGCGCTTGTCTCTGCTTACCGAAAATGGATTACTTGCTATTGTGATTGTTTTATTTATACTGACACTTTTTCTGGAGTATAAGCTGGCATTCTGGGTCATGATGGGTATGGCCATATCCTTTGTTGGTGCAATGGTTTTTCTTCCTGTCATAGGGGTAAGTATCAATATGATTTCTATGTTTGGCTTTCTGGTTGTGCTAGGCATAGTGGTAGATGATGCTATAGTGGTAGGAGAAAATATTTACGAATACCGCCAGCAGGGCATGGGTATGATGGAATCTGCTATCAAGGGTGCACAAAACATTTCCAGACCGGTAGTTTTCAGCATTCTTACCACAATAATTGCTTTTGTACCTCTACTGTTCCTTCCCGGTACCACCGGTAAATTCTGGTGGCCTTTACCCGCTGTAGTGATTGTAGTGTTAATCGTTTCCTTATTTGAAGCACTGTTTATCCTTCCTGCGCATCTGGGACACAGTTCTAAAAAAGACAGTTTAAAGATAGGGCGTTATCTGGAGCGTTGGCAACGATACTTTTCCAACCTCTTTCAGATTTTTATAGACCGCTACTACCGTCCATTTCTTAAGCTTTGTCTACAAAACCGATACATCACTTTAAGTGCAGCAGTAGCCCTACTGGTGGTAGTTGGTGGATATGGATACAGCGATCATATGGGTATGATCATGATGCCCGAGGTAGCAGCGGATGAGATAGAAGGGGCAGTGAGGCTGCCTGTCAGTACGACTCCCGAGCAGGCAGAAACCATTGCTAATCAGATTACACAGTCTACCCTTCAGATGTTTGATGAACACCAGCTATATCAAGTGGCAGAAGGAGTGAAAACCAATGTGCGGGGTCAGAATTTCATTGACATAGAAATTGTGATGAAACCACCGGATCAGCGCGACATGACAGCCCAGGAAGTCATAGAACTATGGCGGGATGAAATTGGTGAAATTGCAGGGGTAGACCAGATTACCTTTGAGGCAGAGCGTGGACCAGGAGGTGCTGCGCAGGACATCAGTGTTGATCTGAGTCATAATGATATTGATGTACTTGAAAAAGCCAGCCAGGCTTTTGTTGAGCGAGTAGAATCTTTTGAAAATACACGGGATGTCAATGATAATTATAATAAGGGTAAGCTTCAGCTTGATTTCAATCTTCTTCCCGAAGGTCGCAATCTGGGATTAACTTCCTCAGCGGTGGGGCAGCAGATCAGAGATGCGTTTTATGGGGCACTAGCAATGCGCCAGCTTCGGGGAAATAACGAGGTGGAAGTACGGGTAAAGTTACCACTGGAAGAACGCAGGGATATATACAACCTGGAAGACTTTCTCATTCGTACTCCTGATAGCACAGAAGTTCCTCTGCTGGATATAGTCACAGTGGAGCAACGGGAAGCTTTTACCTCCATTAACCGGCGGAATGGACGCCGGGTAGTAACAGTAGGAATGGATACCGAGCCAGCGAATGCTGTTACGCAAGTGCTGGAATCTTTGAACCAGGAAGTACTTCCTCAACTTAGATCTGATTTTCCCGGTATCACCTGGAGTTTTGAGGGAAGTCAGGCTGACATGAGAGAATCAACCCAGACACTCTGGGGAGGATTTTCGCTCGCCATGATGATCATTTATGCTTTGCTTGCAGTAGCTTTTAATAGTTATATACAACCTTTGATTGTGATGACAGCCATTCCTTTCGGTATCGTTGGTGCAGTCATAGGCCATATTCTACTAGGCTATGATTTATCGCTGGTAAGCCTGATGGGGGTGATTGCTTTATCCGGTGTGGTGGTCAACGACTCTCTGATTATGGTAGATTACGCGAATAAGAAACGAAAGGAGCTATCGGTTTTTGATGCCATTCACGAAGCAGGTACCCGACGTTTCAGACCGATAATTCTTACTACTTTGACTACCTTCGGCGGGCTAACCCCTATCATTCTGGAAACTTCACAGCAGGCAAATAACCTCATTCCTATGGCCATATCCTTGGGATTTGGAATCGTCTTCGCTACCTCTATTATCTTGCTTATCGTTCCTTGTCTGTACATGATTCTGGAAGATGCAGTAACAGTAACCAAAAAGACCAAAGAAGCAGTCACAGCATCCTGA